One window from the genome of Lutra lutra chromosome X, mLutLut1.2, whole genome shotgun sequence encodes:
- the MTCP1 gene encoding protein p13 MTCP-1 — protein sequence MAGEDVGAPPDHLWVHQEGIYRDEYQRTWVAVVEEETSSLRARVQQVQVPLGDAARPSHLLTSQLPLMWQLYPEERYMDNNSRLWQIQHHLMVRGVQELLLKLLPDD from the exons ATGGCAGGAGAGGATGTGGGGGCTCCACCGGATCACCTCTGGGTTCACCAAGAGGGCATCTACCGCGACGAATACCAGCGCACGTGGGTGGCCGTCGTGGAAGAG gAGACGAGTTCCCTAAGGGCACGAGTCCAGCAAGTTCAGGTTCCCTTAGGTGACGCAGCTAGACCAAGTCACCTTCTTACCTCCCAGCTACCTCTCATGTGGCAACTCTACCCTGAGGAACGCTACATGGATAACAACTCTCGCTTGTGGCAGATCCAGCATCATTTAATG GTCAGGGGAGTACAGGAGCTGTTGCTTAAGCTTTTGCCTGATGATTAA
- the CMC4 gene encoding cx9C motif-containing protein 4 isoform X2 — MCRLFALRNSPAFPSPILFLDMPQKDPCQKQACEIQKCLQANNYMESKCQAVIQELRKCCARYPKGRSLVCSGFEREEEEKLTLKPTSK, encoded by the exons ATGTGTCGCTTATTTGCCCTGCGCAATTcacctgcctttccttctcccatcct ttttctggATATGCCGCAGAAGGATCCGTGCCAGAAACAAGCCTGtgaaatacagaaatgtttaCAAG CCAACAACTACATGGAATCTAAGTGTCAGGCTGTCATCCAAGAACTGCGTAAGTGTTGCGCTCGATATCCTAAGGGAAGATCTCTCGTCTGTTCGGGAtttgaaagagaggaggaagaaaagctgACATTGAAGCCTACATCAAAGTAA
- the CMC4 gene encoding cx9C motif-containing protein 4 isoform X1, translated as MIDLSSGQAYWSVASAPLACNWFTIFKMSFLDMPQKDPCQKQACEIQKCLQANNYMESKCQAVIQELRKCCARYPKGRSLVCSGFEREEEEKLTLKPTSK; from the exons ATGATAGATCTGAGCAGTGGGCAAGCCTATTGGTCTGTGGCATCGGCTCCTTTAGCCTGCAATTGGTTTACGATATTCAAGATGAG ttttctggATATGCCGCAGAAGGATCCGTGCCAGAAACAAGCCTGtgaaatacagaaatgtttaCAAG CCAACAACTACATGGAATCTAAGTGTCAGGCTGTCATCCAAGAACTGCGTAAGTGTTGCGCTCGATATCCTAAGGGAAGATCTCTCGTCTGTTCGGGAtttgaaagagaggaggaagaaaagctgACATTGAAGCCTACATCAAAGTAA
- the CMC4 gene encoding cx9C motif-containing protein 4 isoform X3, translating to MPQKDPCQKQACEIQKCLQANNYMESKCQAVIQELRKCCARYPKGRSLVCSGFEREEEEKLTLKPTSK from the exons ATGCCGCAGAAGGATCCGTGCCAGAAACAAGCCTGtgaaatacagaaatgtttaCAAG CCAACAACTACATGGAATCTAAGTGTCAGGCTGTCATCCAAGAACTGCGTAAGTGTTGCGCTCGATATCCTAAGGGAAGATCTCTCGTCTGTTCGGGAtttgaaagagaggaggaagaaaagctgACATTGAAGCCTACATCAAAGTAA